The window AAAACAATTGAATTAGCTAAGAAAATGGTGAACAAAAGCCCGGTTGCGGTCAAAGCGGCCATTGAAATGCTTCAGTATACGAAGCATGCAAGTTACGATGAAGGTGTAAATGCGGAGGCCGCTTTATTCGGCGAAGTCTTTGTATCCGAAGATGCAAAAGAAGGAATCTCAGCATTTCTTGAAAAACGCCAACCAGTTTTTGTTGGAAAATAAATAGAAATCCAAGGAGGTCTGCAACTATGAACATTTATGTATTAGTGAAACGGACATTTGATACGGAGGAAAAGATAACGGTTACAAACGGCAAAATCGCGGAAGACGGTGCGGAATTCATCATCAACCCGTACGACGAATATGCCATCGAGGAAGCGATCCAGCTTCGGGACGCCCATGAAGGGGAAGTGACGGTCATCACGATCGGGGACGAAGAAGCGGAAAAGCAGCTTCGTACAGCACTTGCGATGGGCGCGGACAAAGCGGTCCTCATCAATACAGAAGACGATCTGGATGAAATGGACGAGTATACGGTCGCTAAAATCCTGGCGGAATACTTGAAAGACAAGGAAGCGGACATCATCCTTGCAGGAAACGTCGCAATCGATGGCGGATCCGGCCAAGTCGGCCCGCGTGTTGCGGAACTTCTCGGCATCAATTATGTGACGACGATCACGGAACTCAATGTCGAGGGGACATCCGTCAAAATTGTGCGTGACGTGGAAGGGGACTCGGAAACGATCGAGACATCCTTGCCATTACTTGTGACAGCACAACAAGGTTTGAACGAGCCACGTTACCCATCCTTGCCAGGCATCATGAAGGCGAAGAAGAAGCCGCTAGATGAATTGGAGCTCGACGACCTCGACATCGACGAGGATGACGTGGAACCGAAAACGGAAACCGTCGAAATCTTCCTGCCTCCGCAAAAGGCTGCGGGCCGTGTGTTGGAAGGCGATGTAGCCGATCAAGTGAAGGAGCTTGTCAACTTGCTCCGCACAGAAGCGAAAGTGATCTGAATTCAGCAGGTGAATGGAATCGTATCTATTAGGAGGGACTCAATATGTCTAAAAAAGTGGTAGTACTGGGAGAAGCAAGAGAAGGTGCTTTGCGTAACGTATCATTCGAGGCGATTGCAGCCGCGAAGACAGTTTCCGGCGGAGGGGAAGTCGTCGGTGTGCTATTTGGCGATTCCGTCCAATCGCTGGCGGAGGAAATGATCCACTACGGTGCGGACCGTGTCGTCACAGTGGAGCATCCGCATCTGAAACAATATACATCGGACGGTTATGGACAAGCGTTCCTGGCGGTCTACGAACAGGAGAAACCGGAAGCGATCGTCTTCGGACATACGGCGCTCGGGAAAGACCTATCTCCGAAAATCGCGAGTAAATTGGAATCCGGCCTGATCTCCGACGTGACGGCGATCGAAGGAGAAGGCGACGCCGCTGCATTTATCCGCCCGATCTATTCCGGTAAAGCATTTGAAAAAGTGAAAAACAAGGAAGGTCTCCTCTTCGTGACGATCCGTCCGAACAACATTGCGCCGCTTGACCATGATGCAAGCCGTACGGGCGATGTCTCTTCCGTTTCGGTCGATATCGCGAACCTTCGCTCGGTCATCTCGGAAGTCGTCCGCAAGGCAACAGAAGGCGTGGATCTTTCGGAAGCGAAAGTGGTCGTGGCGGGGGGCCGCGGTGTGAAAAGCGCGGAAGGCTTCGAGCCGCTGCAGCAGCTTGCGAATCTGTTAGGCGGTGCGGTAGGCGCATCCCGTGGGGCATGTGACGCGGACTACTGCGATTACTCTTTGCAAATCGGCCAAACGGGGAAAGTGGTTACACCTGATCTGTACATAGCGGCAGGAATTTCAGGGGCGATCCAACATATGGCAGGGATGTCGAACTCCAAAATCATCGTGGCAATCAACAAAGATCCAGAGGCGAACATCTTCAAAGTGGCGGATTACGGAATTGTCGGCGACCTGTTCGAAGTTATTCCGATGCTGATTGAAGAGATTCAAAAAGTGAAAGTAAGCTAATAGGTATAATCCGACGCCCCGCCGTTCATTTCTCTGAACGGCGGGGCGTTTATCGTTTTACTCGTATATTCTAATAGTATATAAAGTGAACGAATGATTTGCGATTGGTGAGTCCAGTTGCTTGGAGTGGAAGGCGGCGACTCCAGCGAAGGCCGTTACGAAGAACGGCCTTTGTGCCAAAAAGCGTAGCGTTTGGCAACAGGAGGATGCCTTAATTTCTGCTAAGTGCGCAGAAATTAAGGCAAATCGAACCCTTCGCTGTTCGATTGGCTGAAGCCATGCCCGCGGAAAGCGTCCGCCTGCTCCTGTCGCTACGCTTTCGTCGCAAACGAAATTTGGAACGGAAAGCAACAGTTTGGTTGTGATGTCCCTTTCTTTAGTTCATTTTATATAGAACAAGGGAAATGGACTTGTGGGCATATCGTTAGCCCGCCCTATAGGGCCATGCTATAATACATCATAGTTGTTCTTACAAAGGAGGAAATTTTAAATGGCTATTATTAATGCAACTGATCAGAACTTTGATGAAAATATTAAAGAAGGTCTTGTCCTTGTTGACTTTTGGGCACCATGGTGCGGACCTTGTAAAATGATCGCTCCAGTATTGGAAGATCTAAGCGGAGATATCGAAGGCAAAGCCAATATCGTGAAAGTCGATGTCGACAACAACCAAGGGACGGCAAGCAAATACGGCATCATGTCCATCCCGACTCTTCTACTTTTCAAAGACGGCGAAGTTGTCGATAAAGTTGTTGGGTTCCAGCCGAAAGAGTCGCTTGCCCAATTGATTGAAAAACACGCATAATTGTCATTCCATAACCGGGCCTTTCGGAAGGACCCGGTTTTTTTGGTAGGTGAAAGAAATGAATGAATTACTTGAACATAAATTAGCAATCTTACCCGACCTTCCCGGATGTTACTTAATGAAAGACCGGCAAGGGACGATCATTTACGTCGGAAAAGCAAAAGTGCTGAAAAATCGGGTCCGCAGCTATTTCACGGGCAGTCATGATGCGAAAACGCAACGCCTTGTCAGCGAAATCGAGGACTTCGAATACATCGTCACCTCATCCAACATCGAGGCACTCGTCTTGGAATTGAATTTGATCAAACAGTATGATCCGAAATACAACATCATGCTGAAAGATGACAAATCGTATCCGTACTTGAAGCTTACCGCGGAACGCCATCCCAAATTAATCATCACTCGCCAAGTGAAGAAAGACAAAGGCAAATACTTTGGACCGTATCCGAACGCTCACGCCGCCAATGAAACCAAAAAATTACTCGACCGTTTATATCCTTATCGAAAATGCCATTCGTTGCCCGATCGTGTTTGCCTCTATTACCATCTGGGCCAATGTTTGGCTCCCTGCGTCCATGAGGTGGAGGAAGAGACGTATAAAAAAATGGTGGATGACATCACTCGGTTCCTCAATGGCGGTTACAAGGATATGAAAAAGGAACTGACCGAAAAGATGACGGCAGCCGCCAATGATCTGGAGTTTGAAAGGGCGAAGGAATACCGCGATCAAATTGCGAACATCGAAGCCGTCATGGAAAAACAGACCATCACCATGAATGATTTCACAGATCGCGATATTTTCGGGTATGCCGTCAAACGAGGGTGGATGTGTGTACAAGTCTTCTTTGTCCGGCAGGGGAAATTGATTGAACGGGACGTGTCCCTATTTCCGCTTTATCAAGATCCAGAAGAAGAGCTGCTGACCTTCATCGGACAGTTTTACGGGAAATCGGATTATTTGAAGCCGAAGGAGATTTTATTGCCGCATGGCATTGACAGTGAATTGGTCCGGGAGCTGCTTGACGTGCATGTCTACACACCGCAGCGCGGAAAAAAGAAGGATCTCGTCAATCTCGCTAATACAAATGCGCAGATTGCCTTAAAAGAGAAATTCCATTTGATCGAGCGGGAGGAACAGCGGACGATCGGTGCTTGCGAGGAGTTGGGCAAGGCGATGAATATCTCGATACCTCTGCGGATTGAAGCGTTCGACAATTCCCACACATACGGAGCGGATCCCGTGTCAGCCATGGTGTCGTTCCTTGATGGCAAGCCGAACCGCAAAGATTACCGGAAATACAAGACGAAAACGGCTGCTGCCCATGACGATTACGGAGCGATGCGCGAAGTGGTGAGACGCCGGTATATCCGGGTATTGAGGGACAATTTACCGTTGCCGGATCTGATCATCATCGATGGCGGGAAAGGCCATATGGAAGCGGCGCGCGAAGTGGTGGAGGATGAACTAGGACTTTCGATTCCGATTGCGGGACTTTCAAAAAATGAAAAGCACCAAACTTCCCAATTGCTGTACGGGGATCCCGTCGAATTGGTTTCGTTGAAACGAACTAGTGAAGCATTTTATCTGTTGCAAAGAATCCAAGATGAAGTGCACCGGTTTGCCATCACCTTCCATCGTCAACGACGTGGGGCGAATTCCTTAGTTTCCGCGTTGGATGGATTGCCAGGAGTAGGACCAAAACGGAAGAAACTATTATTGAAGCATTTCGGTTCTGTGAAGAAAATCAAAGAAGCCACAATTGAAGAGCTACGGGAAGCTGGGATGCCTTCCAAAGTGGCCGAAACCGTGGAATCGTACTTCCGGGAAGGGAAGGAAGATGTGGAGAGTGAATAAGGACTGATGATATGAAAAAAGGATGCGGCATAAGGCAGCATCCTTCTCTACATATCAATTTTTGTTTTCGGATCCCATTTCACCGTGAAGCTGGCTTGGCCGTCTTTTTCATCGACCTCTCCATAGCATTCGGTTAGGAAGCCATTTAATTTCTGATACTGTTCTGCTAGAAAACCAGCTTCCAAGGAGCATGAACGATTATGTATGCCGGGGCCATCTCCCGCGCTTCGTGTCAAAACGTAGAGGGCTTCGTCTTTTGATGTCCTCAAAAGGTTCAGAGGTCCCCAACCCGCTTCTTTGAAAAATATCGGCAATTCCTCAATGCCGAAAACGGGGAATTTCCGGGCCACCTCTTTACCGGCCCAATAGAGGATATCGTTTTCATGCTTGCCCAAAATGCTTGGCAACACGTGGTCCCTTAGCAGATCATAGCCGAATCGGGTCGGCGAATCGTATGTATTTGTTTCCAATCGAATGTACAACCCTTTCCGACAATTTTTTAAAATTTATCGACTGTCATAGGAAAAGTGAAAGCGGCAGCCAAATCAAAAACTCCAGACCATCTTGACCTCTTGAAATCGGAGGAGTACAATGGACATGTTCTAATATTGTACCATGAAGAGCCATGCCGTCAATGTCGCATCTTGTCTAAAAGGTGACGGACGTGGAAAGGCTGACTCAGAAATAAGGGAGGGTAAAAAACTTGTCGAGAGAATCAGATTTTTACTTGCGCCGACTTCATTCCTTGCTCGGAATCATTCCGGTTGGTCTATTCGTGACTCAACACTTGGTTGTCAACCATTTTGCAACCCGCGGTGCAGACGCATTCAACAACGCATCAAATTTCATGGGGAACTTGCCATTCGTTCTGTTTCTAGAATGGTTCGTCATTTACATCCCGCTTATGTTCCATGCGTTCTTTGGTATCTACATAGCTTTCACGGCGAAAAACAATGTACAGCGCTATGGTACGTTCCGTAACTGGATGTTCTTGTTGCAACGTGTCACAGGTGTGATCCTTGTGATCTTCATCGCATGGCACATATACCAAACGAGAATCCAGAAGGCATTGGGTGCGGAAGTCAACTATGACATGATGGCTGATATTCTATCGAG is drawn from Sporosarcina sp. FSL W7-1349 and contains these coding sequences:
- the trxA gene encoding thioredoxin, producing the protein MAIINATDQNFDENIKEGLVLVDFWAPWCGPCKMIAPVLEDLSGDIEGKANIVKVDVDNNQGTASKYGIMSIPTLLLFKDGEVVDKVVGFQPKESLAQLIEKHA
- a CDS encoding YslB family protein, which translates into the protein METNTYDSPTRFGYDLLRDHVLPSILGKHENDILYWAGKEVARKFPVFGIEELPIFFKEAGWGPLNLLRTSKDEALYVLTRSAGDGPGIHNRSCSLEAGFLAEQYQKLNGFLTECYGEVDEKDGQASFTVKWDPKTKIDM
- a CDS encoding succinate dehydrogenase cytochrome b558 subunit; translated protein: MSRESDFYLRRLHSLLGIIPVGLFVTQHLVVNHFATRGADAFNNASNFMGNLPFVLFLEWFVIYIPLMFHAFFGIYIAFTAKNNVQRYGTFRNWMFLLQRVTGVILVIFIAWHIYQTRIQKALGAEVNYDMMADILSSPFMLVFYILGVLSATFHLANGIWSFLVKWGFTQSPRSQTIVTYISMGIFLILSVIGIQAILAFVI
- a CDS encoding electron transfer flavoprotein subunit alpha/FixB family protein gives rise to the protein MSKKVVVLGEAREGALRNVSFEAIAAAKTVSGGGEVVGVLFGDSVQSLAEEMIHYGADRVVTVEHPHLKQYTSDGYGQAFLAVYEQEKPEAIVFGHTALGKDLSPKIASKLESGLISDVTAIEGEGDAAAFIRPIYSGKAFEKVKNKEGLLFVTIRPNNIAPLDHDASRTGDVSSVSVDIANLRSVISEVVRKATEGVDLSEAKVVVAGGRGVKSAEGFEPLQQLANLLGGAVGASRGACDADYCDYSLQIGQTGKVVTPDLYIAAGISGAIQHMAGMSNSKIIVAINKDPEANIFKVADYGIVGDLFEVIPMLIEEIQKVKVS
- the uvrC gene encoding excinuclease ABC subunit UvrC; this encodes MNELLEHKLAILPDLPGCYLMKDRQGTIIYVGKAKVLKNRVRSYFTGSHDAKTQRLVSEIEDFEYIVTSSNIEALVLELNLIKQYDPKYNIMLKDDKSYPYLKLTAERHPKLIITRQVKKDKGKYFGPYPNAHAANETKKLLDRLYPYRKCHSLPDRVCLYYHLGQCLAPCVHEVEEETYKKMVDDITRFLNGGYKDMKKELTEKMTAAANDLEFERAKEYRDQIANIEAVMEKQTITMNDFTDRDIFGYAVKRGWMCVQVFFVRQGKLIERDVSLFPLYQDPEEELLTFIGQFYGKSDYLKPKEILLPHGIDSELVRELLDVHVYTPQRGKKKDLVNLANTNAQIALKEKFHLIEREEQRTIGACEELGKAMNISIPLRIEAFDNSHTYGADPVSAMVSFLDGKPNRKDYRKYKTKTAAAHDDYGAMREVVRRRYIRVLRDNLPLPDLIIIDGGKGHMEAAREVVEDELGLSIPIAGLSKNEKHQTSQLLYGDPVELVSLKRTSEAFYLLQRIQDEVHRFAITFHRQRRGANSLVSALDGLPGVGPKRKKLLLKHFGSVKKIKEATIEELREAGMPSKVAETVESYFREGKEDVESE
- a CDS encoding electron transfer flavoprotein subunit beta/FixA family protein; the protein is MNIYVLVKRTFDTEEKITVTNGKIAEDGAEFIINPYDEYAIEEAIQLRDAHEGEVTVITIGDEEAEKQLRTALAMGADKAVLINTEDDLDEMDEYTVAKILAEYLKDKEADIILAGNVAIDGGSGQVGPRVAELLGINYVTTITELNVEGTSVKIVRDVEGDSETIETSLPLLVTAQQGLNEPRYPSLPGIMKAKKKPLDELELDDLDIDEDDVEPKTETVEIFLPPQKAAGRVLEGDVADQVKELVNLLRTEAKVI